The Sesamum indicum cultivar Zhongzhi No. 13 linkage group LG6, S_indicum_v1.0, whole genome shotgun sequence genome has a segment encoding these proteins:
- the LOC105164769 gene encoding BURP domain protein RD22: protein MEFNFLHVLAFLSVVIVATHAALPSEDYWKSVLPNSPMPKAVKDVLHPAPHWLDDKSTTVGVSKGGVRVNTGRGKPGGTGVYVGRGGVGVHTGKPGSRTNVGIGKGGVSVGTGTRKGKPVYVRVKPGPDPFNYLYAATETQMHDNPNVALFFLEKDLHIGKRMSLRFSKSTNEATFLPRQVADSIPFSSNKLPEILDKFSVNPGSDEAEAIKKTIKECEEKGIKGEEKFCATSLESMVDFSTSKLGKDVEAISTNAETGQKKEYHIVEVNRRPSTKAAVVCHRQEYAYAVFYCHETDTTVAYKVEMVAADGSKAEAVAVCHRDTAAWNPKHLAFQVLKVKPGTVPVCHFLPEDHIVWIPRY, encoded by the exons ATGGAATTCAACTTCCTCCACGTTTTAGCATTTCTTTCT GTGGTAATAGTAGCAACCCATGCAGCACTGCCATCAGAGGATTACTGGAAGTCCGTGTTGCCAAACTCTCCAATGCCTAAAGCTGTAAAAGATGTGTTGCACCCAGCACCTC ACTGGCTGGATGACAAAAGCACCACCGTTGGGGTAAGCAAGGGCGGAGTGCGCGTTAACACCGGGAGGGGCAAGCCTGGAGGCACTGGTGTGTACGTCGGCCGTGGTGGCGTCGGAGTCCACACTGGCAAACCCGGCAGCCGGACCAATGTAGGCATTGGGAAAGGTGGAGTGAGCGTTGGAACCGGCACCAGAAAGGGTAAACCCGTTTACGTTCGGGTGAAGCCAGGTCCAGATCCCTTCAACTACCTGTATGCTGCTACCGAAACTCAGATGCATGACAACCCAAACGTGGCCCTTTTCTTCTTAGAGAAAGACTTGCACATAGGCAAGCGGATGAGCTTGCGTTTCTCCAAGAGCACAAATGAGGCCACATTTTTGCCCCGCCAAGTTGCTGATTCGATACCCTTCTCCTCGAATAAGCTGCCAGAGATTCTGGACAAGTTCTCAGTGAACCCTGGTTCAGATGAAGCAGAGGCGATCAAGAAAACCATTAAAGAATGCGAGGAGAAAGGCATAAAAGGAGAAGAGAAATTTTGTGCAACTTCTTTAGAGTCCATGGTTGATTTCAGCACCTCCAAGCTAGGTAAAGATGTGGAAGCAATATCAACCAATGCAGAAACTGGACAGAAGAAAGAGTACCATATTGTTGAAGTGAACAGAAGGCCGAGTACGAAAGCAGCGGTGGTCTGCCACAGGCAAGAGTATGCATATGCAGTGTTCTACTGTCATGAGACGGACACAACGGTTGCTTACAAGGTTGAAATGGTGGCAGCCGATGGGTCGAAGGCGGAGGCTGTGGCGGTGTGCCACCGGGACACGGCTGCATGGAACCCCAAGCACTTGGCTTTTCAGGTGCTCAAGGTGAAGCCAGGGACTGTGCCAGTCTGCCATTTTCTACCTGAGGATCACATTGTTTGGATTCCTAGGTACTAG